One Aegilops tauschii subsp. strangulata cultivar AL8/78 chromosome 7, Aet v6.0, whole genome shotgun sequence genomic window carries:
- the LOC109735037 gene encoding ATP-dependent Clp protease proteolytic subunit-related protein 2, chloroplastic has product MALCRTAPANSSCFHPRAVASSPSSLSVGTKVFVGLKAQTRLGSSESSCPNVNARFYTAVNRRVSLGLSNKRATRARISMMPVGTPRVPYRTPGEGTWQWLDIWNALYRERIIFIGDTIDEEFSNQVLASMLYLDSVDDTKKILLYINGPGGDLTPCMALYDTMLSLKSPIGTHCLGFAFNLAGFILAAGQKGSRTGMPLCRVSLQSPAGAARGQADDIENESNELNRIKNYLYGKLAEHTGHSVEKVHEDLSRSKRFDAEGALEYGIIDRIVRPSRIKKEGGSTTGQKKELRNLGLG; this is encoded by the exons ATGGCGCTGTGCCGGACGGCGCCCGCCAACTCCTCCTGCTTCCACCCCCGCGCCGTCGCCAGCTCGCCCTCCTCTCTCAG CGTCGGCACCAAGGTCTTCGTCGGGTTGAAGGCCCAGACCAGGCTCG GCTCGTCCGAGTCGTCGTGCCCGAATGTCAACGCCCGGTTCTACACCGCCGTCAACCGGAGGGTCTCCCTGGG GTTGTCAAACAAAAGGGCTACCAGGGCACGTATTTCAATGATGCCTGTCGGCACACCACGGGTACCTTACAGAACACCTGGTGAAGGAACCTGGCAGTGGCTTGACATATGGAATGCTTTA TATCGTGAACGGATTATCTTCATCGGGGACACTATTGATGAAGAATTCAGTAACCAAGTACTGGCAAGCATGCTGTATCTTGACAGTGTCGATGACACAAAAAAGATTCTTCTATACATCAATGGTCCAGGAGGAGAT CTTACACCATGCATGGCGTTATATGATACCATGCTAAGCCTAAAGAGTCCAATTGGTACTCATTGCCTGGGCTTTGCATTCAACTTGGCAGGATTCATTCTTGCAGCTGGTCAAAAG GGTTCACGTACGGGTATGCCTCTTTGCCGTGTTTCACTTCAGTCACCTGCTGGAGCAGCTCGAGGCCAG GCTGATGATATAGAAAATGAATCAAACGAACTTAATCGGATCAAGAACTATCTTTATGGCAAGCTAGCAGAACACACGGGCCATTCTGTTGAAAAG GTTCATGAGGACCTATCGAGGTCGAAGCGCTTTGACGCCGAAGGAGCCCTCGAATACGGGATCATCGACCGTATCGTCAGGCCTTCCCGGATCAAGAAAGAGGGCGGCTCGACCACCGGTCAGAAGAAGGAGCTGCGGAATCTGGGACTCGGCTAA